From the genome of Thermococcus chitonophagus, one region includes:
- a CDS encoding sodium:proton antiporter yields MINLWSVAIVSLVLTMVLGIYGVTARKDLVKKLISLTILGDSANAFVVALGYRINGKPPILPSGESVATFAKTAVDPLPQALVITAVVIGMAINVLLAFAIVQLRRVET; encoded by the coding sequence ATGATTAACCTCTGGAGCGTGGCGATAGTTTCCCTAGTCCTCACGATGGTCTTGGGCATTTATGGCGTTACCGCGAGGAAAGATCTTGTAAAGAAGCTGATCTCTCTAACGATACTTGGGGATTCAGCAAACGCTTTTGTCGTGGCTTTAGGTTACAGAATCAACGGCAAGCCCCCGATTCTTCCATCCGGGGAATCCGTTGCAACGTTCGCTAAGACCGCCGTTGATCCCCTACCTCAAGCCCTAGTGATAACGGCCGTCGTAATTGGGATGGCAATAAACGTGCTCTTAGCTTTCGCGATAGTCCAGCTGAGGAGGGTTGAGACATGA
- a CDS encoding Na+/H+ antiporter subunit E, which produces MRELPVFLLVLGAYLIFTGSAKPYDLVTGALVALVISALTSKYLVKMPGKALNPLRWLWALIYFLWYMIVAEVKAHVDVIVRIFTGNVRPAIVKVPVNLASDYSKMLVANSITNTPGTVVVDVDDEYLYVNWIYATTDRPEEARERISKEFEKFASKIFE; this is translated from the coding sequence ATGAGGGAGTTGCCCGTGTTCCTTCTAGTCCTGGGGGCCTACCTAATATTCACGGGCTCTGCAAAACCGTACGACTTAGTTACTGGAGCCCTCGTTGCCCTCGTGATATCAGCTCTTACATCCAAATACTTGGTTAAGATGCCAGGAAAGGCCCTGAACCCGTTAAGGTGGCTCTGGGCTCTGATTTACTTCCTGTGGTACATGATTGTTGCCGAGGTTAAAGCCCATGTTGACGTGATAGTCAGGATATTCACCGGAAACGTCAGGCCCGCAATAGTCAAAGTCCCCGTTAATTTGGCCTCCGACTACTCGAAAATGCTCGTTGCGAACTCCATAACAAACACCCCAGGAACGGTCGTCGTTGACGTTGATGATGAGTACCTCTATGTAAACTGGATATACGCAACTACGGACAGACCGGAGGAGGCTAGAGAGAGAATTTCCAAGGAATTTGAGAAGTTCGCCTCGAAGATTTTTGAGTGA
- a CDS encoding ferritin family protein, translating to MLAEKPFLLSREKPLTKKEIAQALRWAIEAELDAISFYEQLAELIEDEKIRHVFYDVANEEKEHVGEFLAVLLEVDPELAEYIKKGFKEVEEETGIRAKL from the coding sequence ATGTTGGCTGAAAAACCCTTTCTGTTGAGTAGGGAAAAGCCCCTGACAAAGAAGGAAATTGCCCAAGCTTTGCGTTGGGCGATAGAGGCTGAATTAGACGCGATAAGCTTCTATGAGCAACTTGCAGAACTAATAGAGGACGAAAAGATTAGACATGTTTTCTACGATGTAGCAAATGAGGAGAAAGAACACGTTGGAGAGTTCCTGGCTGTTTTACTGGAAGTTGATCCAGAGCTTGCAGAATACATAAAGAAGGGCTTTAAGGAGGTTGAGGAAGAAACTGGAATAAGAGCCAAACTTTAA
- a CDS encoding DUF371 domain-containing protein, translated as MMREVIRCRGHPNVKATHRSTLEITKENYLTPRGDCIICVSADKALADLGPKIKEAIRQGKKIKIRIIVGELIDEVIAQGDPRLTLESEVSMVIRKSNYVDRRTLAIKANKAAKDIDRRLIEKLKNPNTEAVIEIIIEEEGI; from the coding sequence GTGATGAGGGAGGTAATAAGGTGCAGAGGACACCCAAACGTAAAGGCAACCCACCGCTCCACCCTTGAGATAACGAAGGAGAACTACCTAACACCGAGGGGAGACTGCATAATATGCGTTTCAGCCGATAAGGCGCTGGCAGACCTTGGCCCTAAGATAAAGGAGGCAATAAGACAGGGAAAGAAAATCAAGATAAGAATAATTGTTGGTGAGCTGATAGATGAGGTTATAGCCCAAGGAGATCCAAGGCTAACTCTTGAAAGCGAAGTTTCAATGGTAATTAGAAAGAGCAACTACGTAGACAGAAGGACGCTCGCGATAAAGGCGAATAAGGCTGCAAAGGACATAGATAGGAGGCTCATTGAGAAGCTAAAGAACCCAAACACCGAGGCAGTGATTGAGATTATCATCGAAGAGGAAGGTATATAA
- a CDS encoding MnhB domain-containing protein, whose product MKRLIFGIILTLTPFVVAYLYPLSVPSSIHSLGEFYLKNSLTSVRSPEVVTSILWDYRGLDTVFETAVFFLAIMGGLAIFRELKLEYSSWEEFPLPVKVVTKVTAVLIVTVAASLALHGQLTPGGGFQGGSTLAVAPLLVIGAVSLASLKRTGITLERAVLIRILGLTGIVILALIPLALGGYAVQNQPYFPSEFLGTLLGGSLLWYNIFEFLAVGAGFTAVFLILAVAGGGRDD is encoded by the coding sequence ATGAAAAGGCTAATATTTGGAATTATACTCACCCTAACACCATTCGTCGTTGCCTACCTCTACCCCCTCTCGGTCCCGAGCTCCATCCACTCCCTTGGCGAGTTCTACCTTAAGAACAGCCTGACTTCGGTTAGGAGCCCAGAGGTTGTTACTTCGATCTTATGGGACTACCGTGGCCTTGACACGGTGTTCGAGACTGCAGTGTTCTTCTTAGCTATAATGGGAGGCTTGGCAATATTCCGGGAGCTGAAGCTTGAATATTCCTCCTGGGAGGAGTTCCCACTGCCCGTTAAAGTTGTGACCAAGGTTACAGCAGTCCTGATAGTGACGGTTGCAGCTTCCCTCGCACTCCACGGACAGCTCACCCCAGGAGGAGGCTTTCAGGGGGGTTCAACGTTAGCGGTTGCTCCGCTCCTAGTTATCGGGGCTGTCTCACTGGCATCCCTCAAGAGAACTGGGATAACTTTAGAGAGGGCTGTACTGATTAGAATCCTCGGCCTCACGGGGATTGTAATCCTTGCACTTATTCCACTCGCCCTTGGAGGCTACGCGGTTCAAAACCAGCCGTACTTTCCGAGCGAGTTCCTGGGGACGCTCCTTGGAGGATCTCTTCTGTGGTACAACATCTTCGAGTTCTTGGCCGTAGGAGCTGGATTCACGGCGGTGTTCTTGATTCTAGCGGTGGCAGGGGGTGGTAGGGATGATTAA
- a CDS encoding iron-sulfur cluster assembly protein — translation MFTFKIFRRRKPNKQSKKLPEDVKKVVDILKKVEDPETGINIVHEGLLYGVTVRNESVDVFLLMASSTPHCHFCRMIALQVQRKIVAGCITALKDAGFKKVKVYNELGLLLAEG, via the coding sequence ATGTTTACTTTCAAAATCTTTAGAAGGCGTAAGCCCAACAAACAATCAAAAAAGCTACCAGAGGACGTTAAAAAGGTAGTTGACATTCTTAAGAAAGTTGAAGATCCAGAAACTGGAATTAATATTGTCCATGAGGGTCTTCTATATGGAGTGACAGTTAGAAATGAAAGTGTGGATGTGTTCCTTTTAATGGCTAGCTCAACTCCTCATTGTCATTTCTGTAGAATGATAGCACTCCAGGTTCAAAGAAAGATAGTTGCAGGTTGCATCACTGCACTGAAGGACGCAGGCTTCAAGAAAGTAAAGGTGTATAATGAACTTGGCCTATTGCTAGCTGAAGGATAA
- a CDS encoding NADH-quinone oxidoreductase subunit B family protein, producing the protein MRYKSVWVFHVDSGSCNGCDIEILDVLTPYYDVERFGIKLVGSPRHADALLVSGPLTRQTYYAVKAVYEAMPPKPRIVVAIGTCASSGGIFYNGYPIYNPTKERGRDRLRTGGIEVLLQEYGTKPDLYIPGCPPSPEEILYGLSLLLGIKEKKMKGERWTASPPGKEEGVPFRLPVRPVNERIYLTLREELRRVIGYFDRKLVLEEFLRMVNKAEKSENPRETLHSLIQEFLKKEKDCRIRFAMQFLEKEYWRLRDEYERRHVGLVKVEVP; encoded by the coding sequence ATGAGGTATAAGTCCGTATGGGTGTTTCACGTTGACAGCGGTAGCTGTAACGGGTGCGATATAGAGATACTTGACGTTTTGACCCCTTACTATGACGTCGAGAGGTTTGGAATAAAGCTCGTCGGAAGTCCAAGGCATGCTGACGCCTTACTTGTCTCTGGCCCCCTCACTAGGCAGACGTACTATGCAGTCAAAGCGGTGTATGAGGCAATGCCCCCAAAGCCCAGGATAGTGGTCGCCATAGGAACCTGTGCCTCAAGCGGAGGGATATTTTACAACGGCTACCCGATATACAACCCCACTAAGGAGAGGGGAAGGGACAGGCTGAGAACCGGCGGAATTGAAGTTCTCCTGCAGGAATACGGAACGAAACCAGACCTGTACATTCCCGGATGTCCTCCAAGCCCGGAGGAAATACTCTACGGCCTCTCCCTCCTCTTAGGGATCAAGGAGAAGAAGATGAAAGGTGAGAGGTGGACAGCATCCCCACCCGGAAAGGAGGAGGGGGTTCCCTTCAGGCTCCCCGTTAGGCCCGTAAACGAGAGGATATACCTGACATTAAGGGAGGAGCTCAGGAGAGTTATCGGCTACTTCGACAGGAAACTCGTCCTTGAAGAATTTCTGAGGATGGTGAACAAGGCAGAGAAAAGTGAAAATCCGAGGGAAACTCTGCACTCTCTAATTCAGGAGTTCCTGAAAAAGGAGAAGGATTGTAGGATTAGATTCGCGATGCAGTTCTTAGAAAAAGAGTACTGGAGGCTTAGAGATGAGTATGAAAGGAGGCACGTGGGCCTTGTTAAGGTTGAGGTACCTTAG
- the mnhG gene encoding monovalent cation/H(+) antiporter subunit G → MILLYIGAGLMIIGALCDLLAGIGMLKFRNFYLRLHAATIGTVGGAVVPLIGVALAALDMPGLPGRFAIAGASFITALIILLVAPAGSTALAYAAHRSGVEGNFYFDHLRGEER, encoded by the coding sequence ATGATCCTACTCTACATCGGTGCAGGCCTCATGATCATCGGTGCCCTCTGCGACCTCTTAGCGGGAATAGGTATGCTGAAGTTTAGGAACTTCTACCTAAGGCTGCACGCCGCCACCATAGGCACAGTGGGCGGTGCGGTTGTCCCGCTAATCGGCGTTGCATTGGCAGCCCTAGACATGCCCGGCTTACCAGGAAGGTTCGCCATAGCCGGGGCAAGCTTCATAACTGCCTTGATAATCCTTCTAGTTGCGCCCGCGGGCAGCACAGCACTAGCCTACGCCGCTCACCGCTCAGGAGTCGAGGGAAACTTCTACTTTGATCACCTGAGGGGTGAGGAGAGGTGA
- a CDS encoding nucleotidyltransferase — protein sequence MKEEIVKRILEVYGDDVLSIVFYGGHLKGLIDEVDVLVILREHEDPVKVNRLAEFITKVKDPVERELGIKLAFELYTLEEMENFHASLLDILKCHEVVYDPEGYFRRLAEEVKDPYKNLKRMKYLTTIEVVRG from the coding sequence ATGAAGGAGGAGATAGTTAAGAGGATACTCGAGGTTTATGGGGACGACGTCCTCTCAATAGTTTTTTATGGGGGCCACTTGAAGGGACTGATCGATGAGGTAGATGTCTTGGTGATACTAAGGGAGCATGAAGATCCCGTAAAGGTAAACAGGCTTGCGGAGTTTATAACCAAGGTGAAGGATCCAGTGGAGCGCGAGCTTGGCATAAAGCTTGCCTTTGAGCTCTACACGCTGGAGGAGATGGAGAACTTTCACGCTTCCCTCTTAGATATTTTGAAGTGCCACGAGGTTGTTTACGATCCCGAAGGGTACTTCAGGAGGCTCGCCGAGGAGGTGAAGGATCCCTATAAAAACCTGAAAAGGATGAAGTACCTAACAACGATAGAGGTAGTTAGGGGATGA
- a CDS encoding proton-conducting transporter transmembrane domain-containing protein has product MNPVPLAVLIPIAFAFTLPLIGKLSKSVAKAYAVLGTFLTMLFTFDIFRSSEGGPLTYTFGGWRAPVGIVYEVDTMSAFLALVTSTLLFLIAIYSLEYIRSGEVWYFTLYLGLEAGLIGVLYTGDMFNLFVMLEVTSVAAYALVMFNRDPQSLRAGLKYAFIGAIGTTLYFIAMGLLYRTYGTLNMAQLAEIVHSSDVVNASLAILLLATWAFLIKAAIFPNHFWLPDAHPAAPSPISAVLSGLVVNVGIYSIGRLYFTLYSGLPEVKSLGTLLIILGVISAFLGAIMMNVHSDIKRVIAYSTIMHMGYLAMALGIGSSLALASAVFHTFNHAVAKALLFLSAGIMIQIGGSRDLKDLGGIGRANPFAMFSFAVAALSLAGIPPLNVFSSKVMLFTAFLDWNPALAGVLVVTSIMSLVAYIKMMRVLWLGGGKKESRGMPVMTGVVVAISIAVVVLGLVGPWIFKSVALPAVAQGWKSYVAGGLGG; this is encoded by the coding sequence ATGAACCCGGTTCCTCTGGCAGTCTTGATCCCAATTGCTTTCGCGTTCACCCTGCCCCTCATTGGAAAGCTGTCAAAAAGCGTTGCTAAGGCGTACGCCGTGCTTGGAACATTCCTTACGATGCTCTTCACGTTTGATATATTCAGATCCTCTGAAGGTGGCCCATTAACATACACCTTCGGAGGGTGGAGGGCCCCCGTAGGGATAGTTTACGAAGTAGACACGATGAGCGCGTTCCTTGCCCTCGTAACATCAACTCTGCTCTTCCTAATAGCCATCTACAGCCTCGAGTACATAAGGAGCGGGGAGGTTTGGTACTTCACCCTGTACCTTGGCCTCGAGGCCGGGCTGATCGGCGTCCTCTATACGGGAGATATGTTCAACCTCTTCGTAATGCTCGAGGTAACGAGCGTCGCTGCCTACGCCCTCGTAATGTTCAATAGAGATCCTCAATCCCTGAGGGCCGGCTTGAAGTACGCCTTCATAGGGGCCATTGGAACAACTCTCTACTTCATCGCAATGGGCCTACTTTATAGAACGTACGGGACGCTGAACATGGCCCAGCTGGCTGAGATAGTCCATTCCTCTGATGTAGTCAACGCTTCCCTTGCCATCCTTCTCTTAGCCACTTGGGCCTTCCTGATAAAGGCGGCAATATTCCCCAATCACTTCTGGCTTCCAGATGCGCATCCAGCAGCCCCAAGTCCAATTTCAGCGGTTCTCTCTGGTTTAGTCGTCAATGTGGGAATTTACTCAATAGGGAGGCTTTACTTCACACTGTACTCAGGCCTTCCCGAGGTCAAATCCCTGGGAACCCTGCTAATTATCCTAGGGGTGATTTCGGCGTTCTTGGGTGCGATCATGATGAACGTCCACTCAGACATCAAGAGGGTCATAGCGTACTCAACGATAATGCACATGGGTTACTTGGCAATGGCCCTCGGGATTGGGAGTAGCTTGGCCTTGGCATCTGCAGTCTTCCACACCTTCAACCATGCCGTTGCGAAAGCCCTGCTATTCCTCTCCGCCGGAATAATGATCCAAATCGGTGGATCTAGGGATCTCAAAGATTTAGGGGGAATTGGGAGGGCAAATCCGTTTGCAATGTTTTCCTTCGCAGTTGCAGCCCTGAGTTTAGCTGGAATACCTCCATTGAACGTGTTTTCGAGTAAAGTAATGTTGTTTACGGCCTTCCTAGATTGGAACCCAGCGCTTGCGGGAGTTCTCGTTGTAACGTCGATAATGAGCCTGGTAGCTTACATCAAGATGATGAGGGTTCTGTGGCTTGGAGGCGGGAAGAAGGAGAGCAGAGGTATGCCGGTAATGACGGGCGTGGTTGTGGCTATTTCAATAGCGGTTGTAGTCTTGGGCCTGGTCGGCCCATGGATATTCAAGAGCGTAGCACTTCCCGCCGTTGCCCAGGGATGGAAGAGCTACGTCGCGGGAGGGCTGGGAGGATGA
- a CDS encoding rubrerythrin family protein: MVVQRKMTKKFLEDAFAGESMAHMKYLIFAEEAEKEGFKNIAKLFKAIAYAEFVHAKNHLKALGKVGKTEENLQAGIDGETYEVEEMYPVFKNAAEFQNEQEAVRSTNFALEAEKIHAELYKKAKEAVKDGKDIEIKKVYICPVCGYTAIDEAPDKCPICGAPKDMFVVFE; this comes from the coding sequence ATGGTGGTGCAAAGAAAGATGACAAAGAAGTTTTTAGAGGACGCCTTTGCTGGGGAGAGCATGGCCCACATGAAGTACCTAATATTTGCTGAAGAGGCAGAGAAAGAAGGATTTAAAAATATAGCAAAGCTGTTTAAGGCCATAGCATACGCTGAGTTTGTCCATGCTAAGAATCATTTAAAAGCACTAGGAAAAGTTGGCAAAACTGAGGAAAATCTCCAAGCCGGAATAGACGGAGAAACCTATGAAGTTGAAGAGATGTATCCAGTATTTAAGAATGCAGCTGAATTTCAAAATGAGCAAGAGGCTGTGAGAAGTACTAATTTTGCATTAGAAGCAGAAAAAATACATGCGGAGTTATATAAGAAGGCTAAGGAAGCCGTTAAAGATGGAAAGGACATTGAAATAAAGAAGGTTTATATCTGTCCGGTATGTGGGTATACTGCCATCGACGAAGCTCCAGATAAGTGCCCAATATGCGGAGCTCCAAAGGATATGTTCGTTGTTTTTGAGTAG
- a CDS encoding hydrogenase subunit MbhD domain-containing protein — protein MALLAFFSLIGLIMAYLAVTERDLIKAVGFSALQAIAYAGIFYLLMAPDIVLAYVAISVGIYTALLVFVIMKTGRYEVS, from the coding sequence ATGGCTCTGTTAGCGTTCTTCTCCCTCATCGGCCTCATCATGGCGTACCTTGCCGTAACGGAGAGAGATCTCATAAAGGCCGTGGGCTTCTCTGCCCTCCAAGCCATAGCCTATGCTGGGATATTCTACCTTCTGATGGCCCCTGACATAGTTCTGGCCTACGTTGCCATCTCGGTGGGAATATACACGGCTCTCCTGGTCTTCGTGATTATGAAAACCGGAAGGTACGAGGTGAGCTGA
- the hycI gene encoding hydrogenase maturation peptidase HycI, whose amino-acid sequence MDIEKLIKESKRIVICGIGNELRGDDAFGIVFVEKLKEKVSNENILILNCGPVPESFLGKIIEFKPDLIIFVDAVHFNGKPGELIIADPEGTLGDTISTHGMPLKILMKFIKGHINAKAILIGCQPKSLEMFGEVSEEVKKALEKLISLFCEIL is encoded by the coding sequence ATGGATATTGAAAAATTAATCAAAGAAAGCAAGAGAATCGTTATCTGTGGAATTGGAAATGAGTTGAGAGGGGATGATGCTTTTGGAATTGTATTCGTAGAGAAACTAAAAGAGAAGGTAAGTAACGAAAATATTTTAATCTTAAATTGTGGCCCGGTTCCGGAGAGCTTCCTGGGTAAGATAATTGAGTTTAAGCCGGATTTGATAATATTCGTTGATGCAGTGCACTTTAATGGAAAGCCCGGGGAATTGATTATAGCTGATCCTGAGGGGACGCTTGGAGACACAATATCAACCCACGGGATGCCCCTGAAAATCTTGATGAAGTTCATAAAGGGGCACATAAATGCCAAGGCCATCCTCATTGGCTGTCAGCCAAAAAGCCTAGAGATGTTTGGGGAGGTCAGTGAGGAGGTTAAAAAAGCATTAGAAAAACTGATATCATTATTTTGTGAGATCCTTTAA
- the hcp gene encoding hydroxylamine reductase, translated as MLCNQCSMSLIGGCTVRGVCGKDPDLNSLQEALLYGIKGTAAYYYHALEMGYDNPEIGHFLAEALYSTLTNVNFDKNRFLQLILENGRVHLEAMKLLDKAYTETFGLPRPVEVPTGTEEGHGILVTGHSYKALYELLKQIRDMGLENEIRVYTHSEMLPAHSYPKLKEFSSLYGNWGGSWVYQRKEFAEFPGVIIGTSNCVQQPTKAYQDRIFTVGIAGLEGVPHIEDYNFEPAIKRALETPKMEKREGSKILTGFHHTNVLAMKDKLIGLIQEGKIRHIFVVGGCDVPNPKMSYYEKLTEIIPKDAIILSAACGKFRYNQRDYGTIEGIPRFLDFGQCNNVYSIIEIAIALANELGTDVNSLPVTIVLSWMEQKAIAILYSLLYLGIKGIYIGPKAPEFLTPKVFEILKKEFDLRLITEPERDLQEMLSGIKIEEGSPLAEELD; from the coding sequence ATGCTGTGCAATCAGTGTTCGATGAGCTTAATTGGAGGATGTACGGTTAGAGGAGTCTGTGGAAAGGATCCAGACTTAAACTCCCTACAGGAGGCTTTGTTGTATGGAATAAAGGGAACAGCAGCCTATTATTACCACGCACTTGAAATGGGATACGATAATCCTGAGATAGGCCACTTCCTCGCAGAAGCATTGTATTCGACACTTACAAATGTCAATTTTGATAAGAACAGATTTCTTCAGTTAATACTAGAAAATGGTAGAGTTCACCTTGAGGCCATGAAGTTACTCGACAAGGCTTATACGGAAACCTTTGGACTGCCTAGGCCTGTTGAAGTTCCCACTGGAACGGAGGAAGGGCATGGTATTCTAGTCACTGGGCACAGTTACAAAGCCCTTTACGAGCTCCTTAAGCAGATAAGGGATATGGGGCTTGAAAACGAGATTAGAGTGTATACTCACTCTGAAATGCTTCCAGCTCACTCCTATCCAAAACTAAAAGAATTCTCAAGTCTTTACGGAAACTGGGGTGGATCATGGGTTTATCAGAGAAAGGAATTTGCAGAATTTCCTGGGGTTATTATTGGGACAAGCAACTGTGTTCAGCAACCAACGAAGGCGTATCAAGATAGGATTTTCACAGTTGGTATAGCAGGCCTTGAAGGAGTCCCTCACATAGAGGACTACAACTTTGAACCAGCAATTAAGAGGGCACTAGAAACTCCCAAGATGGAGAAAAGGGAAGGAAGTAAAATCCTCACCGGATTCCACCATACTAACGTCCTCGCAATGAAGGATAAGCTAATAGGGCTAATACAGGAAGGAAAGATAAGGCATATATTCGTTGTTGGGGGATGTGATGTTCCGAATCCAAAGATGAGCTACTACGAAAAGCTTACCGAGATAATTCCTAAGGATGCAATTATTCTATCAGCTGCATGCGGTAAGTTTAGATACAACCAAAGGGACTATGGAACAATAGAGGGAATTCCAAGGTTCTTAGACTTTGGTCAGTGCAACAACGTGTACTCAATAATTGAGATAGCAATAGCTTTAGCTAATGAACTTGGAACTGATGTGAATTCACTTCCCGTTACAATAGTTCTCAGCTGGATGGAACAGAAGGCAATAGCAATACTATACTCCCTCCTATATCTCGGGATTAAAGGAATTTACATTGGACCAAAAGCCCCAGAATTCTTGACTCCCAAAGTGTTCGAGATCCTTAAGAAGGAGTTCGACCTAAGATTGATAACTGAACCCGAAAGGGATTTACAAGAGATGTTAAGTGGAATCAAGATTGAAGAAGGTTCCCCATTGGCTGAAGAACTTGATTAA
- a CDS encoding monovalent cation/H+ antiporter complex subunit F — MIESVVKLIVPIFSLAIVMYLIRAVKGPTIPDIVLAIDCIGYDLAAFMGILSLYFKSPYLISGAIVLALWSYLLDIYVSRYLLREVRG; from the coding sequence ATGATTGAGAGTGTTGTAAAGCTGATAGTTCCGATATTCTCCCTCGCGATAGTTATGTACCTGATAAGGGCCGTTAAGGGGCCCACAATTCCCGATATAGTTCTCGCAATAGACTGTATAGGCTACGATCTAGCGGCGTTCATGGGGATTCTCTCGCTCTATTTCAAGTCCCCCTACCTTATTTCAGGAGCGATAGTCCTTGCCCTCTGGTCCTACCTCCTCGACATCTACGTCTCCAGGTACCTCCTGAGGGAGGTGAGAGGATGA
- the mobA gene encoding molybdenum cofactor guanylyltransferase MobA has product MIGAVLAGGRAKRFGEDKLLFKINGKPLVLHAIERLESSRLIDEIVIVASKFNAEKLRTLGYSVVIDELIVGPISGIFTALSLGDAFVVGGDMPSLIPEFIDYIIKQFNNSGKIVCVPRWSNGYLEPLHSAYAQEFRDILGKRINDGKYKLYDAITSSDACYIDIEALPQEWQVSFFNVNKKEDLKDLTK; this is encoded by the coding sequence ATGATAGGGGCAGTGCTAGCCGGAGGAAGGGCAAAAAGATTTGGGGAGGATAAGCTACTCTTCAAAATCAACGGGAAGCCCTTAGTGCTCCATGCCATAGAGAGGTTAGAGAGTAGCAGGCTGATCGATGAAATTGTGATCGTTGCATCTAAGTTCAACGCCGAGAAGCTCCGAACCCTTGGGTACAGCGTCGTGATTGATGAGCTAATAGTGGGGCCGATAAGTGGCATTTTCACCGCACTATCGTTGGGAGATGCCTTCGTTGTGGGCGGGGATATGCCTTCTTTAATTCCAGAATTCATTGATTACATAATTAAGCAATTCAATAATTCTGGAAAAATTGTGTGCGTTCCCAGGTGGAGCAACGGCTACCTTGAGCCCCTCCATTCAGCTTACGCCCAGGAGTTCCGGGACATCCTGGGAAAGAGGATAAATGATGGGAAGTACAAGCTGTACGATGCGATAACTTCCTCTGATGCATGCTACATCGACATAGAGGCCCTGCCCCAAGAATGGCAGGTTAGCTTTTTCAACGTCAATAAGAAGGAGGATTTAAAGGATCTCACAAAATAA